The following coding sequences are from one Gracilinanus agilis isolate LMUSP501 unplaced genomic scaffold, AgileGrace unplaced_scaffold52520, whole genome shotgun sequence window:
- the LOC123255799 gene encoding troponin I, cardiac muscle-like has translation MAEESSDTSLPQFPAGSSPAPSPAAPPVRRRSSVNYRAYATEPHAKKKSKISASRKLQLKTLMLQIAKQELEREGDDRRGEKGRVLGDRCTPVELAGLGVAELQELCRELHARVDKVDEERYDLEAKVTKNVTE, from the exons ATGGCAGAGGA GAGCAGCGACACg AGTCTCCCCCAGTTCCCGGCGGGGTCGTCACCCGCGCCCAGCCCAGCGGCGCCCCCAGTTCGACGCCGCTCCTCTGTCAACTACCGCGCTTATGCCACCGAGCCCCACGCCAAG AAGAAGTCCAAGATCTCCGCTTCCCGCAAGCTGCAGCTGAAG ACCCTGATGCTGCAGATTGCCAAGCAGGAGCTGGAGCGCGAGGGGGATGACCGGCGTGGGGAGAAGGGCCGCGTGCTTGGGGACCGCTGCACTCCCGTGGAGCTGGCCGGGCTCGGGGTTGCCGAGCTGCAG GAGCTGTGTCGGGAGCTCCATGCCAGAGTGGACAAAGTGGATGAAGAGCGCTACGATCTGGAGGCCAAAGTGACAAAGAACGTCACTGAG